ATAAGTGGTGGAGGGATAGCCCCAAGTCAATATTTTATAATTATTTTAATTTAGAATTAATAAGAAATGATAGGAAGTCGAGACAATAAAACTATATGTAACACTAGTATAGTGGGCAACTTATGAAACTAATAGATAAAATTATATGTGAAAAGAATATAGCAATAGCAATCAGTAATTTAAAGAAAAATAAAGGAAGTAAAACACCAGGTATAGATGGTAATACAATACTAGATATAATTGAAAATAAGGAACAAATAATACAAAAAATTAAGGTAGAATTAAGTGTGGGTTTATATAAACCATCATTAATTAAGCGAATAGAAATTCCAAAAGAAAATGGAAAAACTAGACCATTAGGAATTCCCACAATATATGATAGAGTAGTTCAACAGTCAATAAAACAAATTTTGGAACCAATATTAGATAAGAAATTTCACGCGAATTCATTTGGATTTAGACCGAATCGAAGTGCAGAAAACGCGATAGCTTTAAATAATAATCTAATAAATAGAGGTAATCTATATTTTGTAGTAGATATTGATATTAAAAGTTTCTTTGATAATATAAATCATAATAAGTTAATAAAACAACTCTATAAAATTGGGATAAAAGAAGCTAAAATATTAAAACTAATTAAAGTTATGTTAAAATCTAATGTATTATTACCTGATGGATCAATTATTAAAAGTATAAAAGGAACACCACAGGGAGGAGTGCTATCTCCATTATTAGCTAACGTAGTATTAAATGAGCTGGATTGGTGGATTCATAGACAGTGGAGTGGAAAAAAGACTCAACACGATTATGGAGCACAAAATCACAAAGAGAGAGCTTTGAAAAAAACGAAACTTATTGAAGTAAAACTTGTGCGATATGCTGATGATTTCAAATTATTTTGTAGAAGTAGAAAAAATGCGGAAATAATGTTTTCATTAACTAAAAATTTTCTAAAAAAAAGATTGAAACTAGAGGTTTCGAGAGAAAAATCAAAAGTTATAAATTTGAAGAAGAAATCAAGTGAATTTCTTGGGTTCAGAATAAAAGCAGTCAGAAATAAGAAGAAAAGAACTGCCAGAACTTGAATTTTAGAAAAGAGAAAGCATAAAATCTTGCAGAAGCTAAAGGAGCAAATCAAAATTATACAAAAATATAAAAGCAAAGCTCAAGCAATTAAGTATAATGCTATGATTTTAGGAATTCAAAATTACTACAATATTGCTACAATGGTTAATATA
The genomic region above belongs to Cetobacterium somerae ATCC BAA-474 and contains:
- the ltrA gene encoding group II intron reverse transcriptase/maturase, encoding MKLIDKIICEKNIAIAISNLKKNKGSKTPGIDGNTILDIIENKEQIIQKIKVELSVGLYKPSLIKRIEIPKENGKTRPLGIPTIYDRVVQQSIKQILEPILDKKFHANSFGFRPNRSAENAIALNNNLINRGNLYFVVDIDIKSFFDNINHNKLIKQLYKIGIKEAKILKLIKVMLKSNVLLPDGSIIKSIKGTPQGGVLSPLLANVVLNELDWWIHRQWSGKKTQHDYGAQNHKERALKKTKLIEVKLVRYADDFKLFCRSRKNAEIMFSLTKNFLKKRLKLEVSREKSKVINLKKKSSEFLGFRIKAVRNKKKRTART